Within the Paenibacillus pabuli genome, the region AGTATTGAGGTTAAAACAAGTGCATCCACGCTTGAAATTCCAACAGGAGAATTGTCTCAAACCCTTGCAGGGCAAGGAAATACAAGAAGCTAAAACCGGACGATAGCCAGTGATCCGTTTATCCTCCACAATGAAGGCATGAATTCAGAAATTGAACTTTTGTAATCGTTTCCAATGTGGGGAGGAAAACACTATGAAAGCCGAAACGACGGCTCGGACACGGCCCGCTACCCGCAGTGACAAAAACCTGCTGTGGAGGGACGTTATCAAAAACCGGTGGCTCTATATCATGTTGATACCGGGAGTGCTTTACTTTGTTATTTTCAAATATATACCCATGTATGGCATTACGATGGCTTTTCAGGATTACACACCGTACAAAGGCATTTTGGGAAGTGACTGGGTAGGACTCAAGCATTTTCAGCGTTTTTTCGGGGAACCGCAGTTTTGGACCTTGTTCCGGAATACGTTTTTGCTGGCGATCTATAATCTGGTCTTCTTCTTCCCGCTGCCCATCGTGCTGGCATTGATGCTGAATGAAGTGCGCCGTGAGCGATTCAAGCGTTTTGTACAGACGCTGGTCTATGTTCCGCACTTTGTATCGTGGGTTGTGGTCGTTGGGGTGTTCTACATGCTGTTTACCACCGAGGGTGGCGCCATCAATGAATTGCTGTACAGTCTGACGGGGCAAAAGATTGCGTTCTTGCTGGAGCCAGGCTGGTTCCGTTCCATGATTGTAGGACAATCCATCTGGAAAGAGGTCGGCTGGGGCACGATCATTTTCCTCGCGGCACTTTCCGGTGTAGACACGCAGCTCTATGAAGCTGCACGGATTGATGGAGCCAATCGCTGGCGCCAGACATGGCATATTACGCTGCCTGCCATCCGCAGTACGATCGTTATTTTGCTCATTCTTCGTCTGGGCAACTTCCTGGATACAGGATTTGAACAGATCTTCCTCATGCTGACGCCGACCAACCGGGATGTAGGTGAGGTATTTGATACCTATGTATATACCAAAGGTCTGACGCAGGCACAGTACAGCTACAGTGCTGCTGTCGGTTTGTTCAAGTCGGTTGTTG harbors:
- a CDS encoding ABC transporter permease, which gives rise to MKAETTARTRPATRSDKNLLWRDVIKNRWLYIMLIPGVLYFVIFKYIPMYGITMAFQDYTPYKGILGSDWVGLKHFQRFFGEPQFWTLFRNTFLLAIYNLVFFFPLPIVLALMLNEVRRERFKRFVQTLVYVPHFVSWVVVVGVFYMLFTTEGGAINELLYSLTGQKIAFLLEPGWFRSMIVGQSIWKEVGWGTIIFLAALSGVDTQLYEAARIDGANRWRQTWHITLPAIRSTIVILLILRLGNFLDTGFEQIFLMLTPTNRDVGEVFDTYVYTKGLTQAQYSYSAAVGLFKSVVGLALVLGANKLAKKFGEEGVY